The Thermodesulfatator atlanticus DSM 21156 sequence GGAAAATTTTTAAGGAGAAGATAGGCGGCGTGAAGCCAGTTGTCCCCTGGGGCAGCAGGGCCGTCTTTGGCATCAAGCACAAGTGTAAAAGGAGGCCGGGTTTTCCTTGCCTTTTGTGCGCGGGTTATCAAGGCCCGTATGTCTTTTTCCTGGTAACCATCAAGGCGGGTTACCAGATAAAAATCATAGCGATCGTGTTCAAAGGGTTGGTCAAGGGGGCTCCTGAAATAGGGGTTTTTAATCCAGCCCGAGAGACGATAAGGCCCAAAGAGCATTTTCCGGTAAAGAAGCGTAAGCTCTGAGTCAACAGAAGAGGCCTTGCCGTTTTGTCCGATAGAGCCCCTTATCTTGTGCGGGACATCTGGCATGAGCAAAATCACAAGTATTTTATCTTGCATTTGGTGCCTGCGGATGTAGCTTGCCACAGGCTTTTCCAGAAATCTCAGATAAATCGGCCGGTCTATTTCTTCACGCAAAGGAAGCTTAAGGAAAAGCACGTTTTCTTGGGGGATTTTGCGTACCTGCTGGTAAAGAGCGGTTATGCGCCGTGAGATCGGGCTTTTTTCATTGGCCACTATCAAAATGCGTTCAGGGGTTATTTTCGTGACAAGGGAAAAACAAAGGGCAGGGTATAGCCAGCATAAGCTTAAGGCCAGGATAAAAACTCTCATGGCGTAAAATCGCAAAGTGGTAAACTCCCCTTAAAAAATATTTTCTCCCAATTATATGCCAATTGATGGATGTAGAGCTCAACACCAGCGGCAAGGGCTTCTTTAAAAAGTTTTGCGAACTTGGAGTCGATTTCGTGAGCGGGCCTGAAACATTTAGCCTCTGGCCTGAAGACCAGAATCCAAAGACAGGCCCTTACGCCTTTTTCTCTTAATGCGATGAGGTGTTTTAAATGCTTTTGCCCTCTGGTGGTGGGCGCATCTGGAAAGAGCGCCACTTCTTCTTTGGCCCAGGTGCAGCTTTTAATCTCCACGAAAAGTTTGTCTTCATCCTTGAAATGTAAAAGATAATCCAGGCGGCCGTTATCAAACCTGGGCTCGGCTTCGTATTTTAAAAGGCCGGGGAATATTTTTTCGCCAAGGCGCTCAAGAAGGGCCCCTGACAGACGCCGATGGTATCCTGAGTTAGTGAAAATCCAGTTTCCCTTTACCTTACCTGCCAGGAGAGAATACTTGGTCTTGCGGTTTTTAGCGTTAGCTCTTTTTAGCAATACGCGGTTTCCAGGAATGAGCACGTCAGGGAGCCTTCCTGGGTCATGCACGTGAGCTTCTACGATTTTGTGGCCTACCTTTACCAGGCCTAAGAAGCGATTTGGCCTTTTGATGAAAGTACCTTCAAGGTCTGCCCTAATTTCAAAGACTGGCAGCATTTCTGAGGTACTTGAGGATGAAGGCTTCAAAATTTTCCTCCGGTGCGGCTTTTACCGGCAAAACGTAGCATGGTGAAAGTGACTTTACAAAGTCCTTAAGCTTAACGGCGTCTTTTTCCGTGGTAAGAAAGCCAAAGGCTTCTTTCTTTTCCCGCAGCAAAAGAAGCTTTTTGATCTCTTTGGGCCCGTAGCTTGCGTGGTCTTCAAAAGAAAGAGTGGCAACGATTTTGGCCCTCCTTTGGGCTTCCTGGAAAAAAGGCTCAGGATTAGCCAGGCCGCAAAAGGCAACAAATTTTTCTCTGGCAGGAAAGCTTTCTTCGTTTTTTTCCTGCCAGAGATTTTCTAAGGGATAAGGGCTTTCGGTGACAAAAGGCGCAAAAAAGACGGGTTTTTGGTATGAGGCAAGCCTTTCGGAAAGATAAAGGGCCTCGGGGGCATTCCGGTCTGCCTTGGTTATTAAAAAGACGTGTGCCCGGCATAGGGCGGCAAGAGGTTCCCTTAAGTAGCCGGCAGGGAAGACTTTTTCACAAAAAGGGTCTTTTCCCGCTGAAAAAAGAACAATATCAAGGTCGCGTTTAAGCTTAAGGTGCTGGAAGCCATCATCAAGCACAAGCACGTTGGCCTTTAGCTTTTCGGTGGCAAAGGCTGCTCCCTTGGCTCTGTCTCTGGCAATGATTATTGGGGCCTTGGTTTTTATGCCGAGGAGATAGGCCTCATCGCCAATCTCATAAGGGGTGCGCAAAGGGATGCCATCTCTGGCGCCAAGAACAGGGCCTTTTTCTTTGCCTCCATAGCCGCGGGTGATAACCGCAGGCGCAAAGCCTTTTTCCTGAAGAAAGTTTGTAAGCCAGATCACCAGCGGGGTTTTCCCTTCACCCCCAAGGGTAATGTTCCCCACACTAATGACCGGAGAAGAAGCCTGGTAGCTTGGCAAAATTCCCCGGGCGTAAAGGGTTGCCCTAAGCTTGGTAGTTTTTTCCATGGCAAGGCCAAAAGGCCAGAAGAGGGAAGCGTTTTTTTGCCAGAAACTTTTAAGCGACATCAGAGAGAAGCATATCCTCTGCCGTGCGCACGAAAAACCCCTGAGGTTCTTTTTCTACCACAAAAACTCTGGCGTTAGGCACAGAAATTACCCGGTAGTCCTTAAGCTCAATACCAAGGAAATAACAAAAAAGCACCCTTACCACCACCATGTGGGTTACGATGAGGACCGGGGTTTTTCGTGCAAAGAGAGAAAGCGCTCTGGGTACCACGCGTTCTTTTACTTTTTGTAGATTTTCGCAGCCAGGAAGGTCAAAAAGATGGGGGTTTTTGCGCCACATTTCGTATTTTAAAGAGGCGTTTGCTATGATTTCGTCTTTAGTTTTTCCTTCCCAGGGCGGGATGTTTATTTCAATAAAGGCAGGATCAGGGATAATGGGGAGAGGGCGGGCCATGCCTTTTCTTACGGCTATGGCGGTTTCCATGGTGCGCCTTAAGGGGCTTGCGTAAATGGCAGAGATATC is a genomic window containing:
- a CDS encoding histidine phosphatase family protein is translated as MNERIFIMRHGLTRANLENRFTGRTEEPLTPEGIRQAQEAGRLIAKEDISAIYASPLRRTMETAIAVRKGMARPLPIIPDPAFIEINIPPWEGKTKDEIIANASLKYEMWRKNPHLFDLPGCENLQKVKERVVPRALSLFARKTPVLIVTHMVVVRVLFCYFLGIELKDYRVISVPNARVFVVEKEPQGFFVRTAEDMLLSDVA
- the lpxK gene encoding tetraacyldisaccharide 4'-kinase encodes the protein MSLKSFWQKNASLFWPFGLAMEKTTKLRATLYARGILPSYQASSPVISVGNITLGGEGKTPLVIWLTNFLQEKGFAPAVITRGYGGKEKGPVLGARDGIPLRTPYEIGDEAYLLGIKTKAPIIIARDRAKGAAFATEKLKANVLVLDDGFQHLKLKRDLDIVLFSAGKDPFCEKVFPAGYLREPLAALCRAHVFLITKADRNAPEALYLSERLASYQKPVFFAPFVTESPYPLENLWQEKNEESFPAREKFVAFCGLANPEPFFQEAQRRAKIVATLSFEDHASYGPKEIKKLLLLREKKEAFGFLTTEKDAVKLKDFVKSLSPCYVLPVKAAPEENFEAFILKYLRNAASL
- the sfsA gene encoding DNA/RNA nuclease SfsA, with the protein product MLPVFEIRADLEGTFIKRPNRFLGLVKVGHKIVEAHVHDPGRLPDVLIPGNRVLLKRANAKNRKTKYSLLAGKVKGNWIFTNSGYHRRLSGALLERLGEKIFPGLLKYEAEPRFDNGRLDYLLHFKDEDKLFVEIKSCTWAKEEVALFPDAPTTRGQKHLKHLIALREKGVRACLWILVFRPEAKCFRPAHEIDSKFAKLFKEALAAGVELYIHQLAYNWEKIFFKGSLPLCDFTP